In Herpetosiphon gulosus, the DNA window CGTGTGTTTCATGATCCCAGCGTTCTATGATACGCTGCTCCTCGGGCAAATCAATATTATCCTCCTCGCGCTGCTCCTCCTGCATTTTCGATCTCTTGAGCAAGCCCAAACAGCGCGTTCTCGCATATTGAGTGGGATGATCTTGGGGATCACTGCGGGAATCAAGATTTTTCCAGTGTTCTTTGCAATTCCGCTCATGCTACGAAGACAGTGGGCAGCATGCGTAGGAGTCTGTCTTGGCGGGATAGCGACGCTGGGCATTGGGATGATCGGAAGTGGAACAACGGCGACAACGATCCAGTTTGTCCAAGACATCCTGTTGGGATTAGAAGGAACAAACATTGCTGATCAATCCGTTTGGGATGTAATGGGCCGACTATTTGAGCCACACACGTTTACCTATGCGTATCAATCAGCGACGAATAAAGTTACGGTGACGCTTCAGCCGCTGATCGATGCGGGATGGGTCGGAACGCTGATTGGAACCATGATATTCCTGCTAATTATCGGGGTAACGATCCGAACACGTGTCCAGCAGCGGTCATACACGAATACACAATCAATCTGGCTTGATGGCTCTATGAGTATTATTCTGGTTATGCTTTTTTTACCCGTTGTACATGATCATTACCTCTCGCTGCTGTTAATTCCTGGATTTACCATGATACGCTATGGTGCCGATTGGGTCTGGTCGAAACCACAGTATCTTATGATTGGCGGATTGATACTCGGTGCACTCATTCTCCAACGCTATTGGCGGGTATTGTTAAATATCTATCCATCCCCCTTGGTTTTAGCATGGGGATTTCTCGCCACGAGTCTGCTCTGGGGCATGTATCTGTATTGGCAGCGAAATGGGCCGATTACAGAAAGCCAAAAGTAGTTCATTCAATGATGATTCCAACATGTGAATGAGAGAGGATGCCTGGTGAAGTAACGGTATCTCCGTTGGTATTTGTTGGAGCGAGCCCGCCCCACTTGATGGTGGAGCGGGCTCGCTTGTATTCAGTATAGTCAGTACCTTAAGAGCACTAAATTGAATACACTTTGTTGGCGAATTAGTAAGCTCGGTATTTATATCGTATTATTTATAACTCCAGTTCAATCACTGTAATGCCCTTGGCATCGGCCACGGCAAAACGCTGGTTGGCTTGATCAAAGGCAATCGGTGGGATGGCTTGATCAAGCCTGCCGATCATGCTGTGGGTTTGGCGGCCTGTGGCTAAATCGCGCCAGCGTTGCACAACCTTGCCCGTAGTGCAATCGAATACCTTAGGATGATCGTAAAAACCAACCACATAGCGTTCACTCAGCGCCATGGCTGTGCCGACAATCTCCTCGGCTTCGACGGTGGCGCGAAATTGGCGATTGAGCAGATCGTAGTAGCCAATGCTATGTGCGCCGCGCCGTTGTACCAGCGTATCAACTAAATCGGCACTCAGGTTGGCAAATTCATCGGTGATGATCAGCAGGGTTTGTTCATCTAAAAAGCTGACTGAGCTAATATCAACCTTAATCGGCGGGCAAAAGCCTTCGGTATCGAGGATTTGCGGTTGTGCCCAGATTTCATCAACGTTGTAAATTGCCACGGTATGGGTCGGCTGCCACTGCCAACCAGCGCTCACCA includes these proteins:
- a CDS encoding glycosyltransferase family 87 protein, whose protein sequence is EIDGHLAKFRRKGARVLPCHWWIPFPYRYDSIHVYTFRTTSYIYPPFFAVLMRPLAMLPWESARLIWFVGNSVLLGVCLGQLGRWINASWKRIVVTISVCFMIPAFYDTLLLGQINIILLALLLLHFRSLEQAQTARSRILSGMILGITAGIKIFPVFFAIPLMLRRQWAACVGVCLGGIATLGIGMIGSGTTATTIQFVQDILLGLEGTNIADQSVWDVMGRLFEPHTFTYAYQSATNKVTVTLQPLIDAGWVGTLIGTMIFLLIIGVTIRTRVQQRSYTNTQSIWLDGSMSIILVMLFLPVVHDHYLSLLLIPGFTMIRYGADWVWSKPQYLMIGGLILGALILQRYWRVLLNIYPSPLVLAWGFLATSLLWGMYLYWQRNGPITESQK